In the Candidozyma auris chromosome 5, complete sequence genome, TAACTATCTCTATCTTTATAGTTCATCAAATCCCGTATCACCATATACTATGAACATAAAGATCCGTGACATGCGTAGTCATCCTTCGAATGACTTTGAAATCGTTGCAGGGGGTGCACACTAACGTCTGCTTTGGCATTCGAGCGGGTAAGGTCCATCAGCAGAGTAACACACCACACAGCAATACAGTCGTCATCTCCTTTGGCTAATGATAACACGAGTATAGTATCGCTGTTAGAAAACGCCAATCAGAAtagcgaaaaaaaaaaattgctgGGCACAGTTTCACAGCGGAATGGCTCCACAACACGTAAGCACCACTACTAGGTCTCGATGGCACCGTAGGAGCCTTTGCTAATCTCATTCTGGATCTGTTTAACTACCTTCCGCTTGTCTGCATCTAAGGAAgccaactcttcttcagtaaGGCCATTCACGtacttgagaagctcaacgTGGTCCCTAGTCAAGTGGTCCAAGTCCGGGTGTCTTCTGTTGAGACACAACTCCACAAGGTTCTTATTCGCCAAGTTCACCATCAAGCTTGTCTCGACCAAAGCGTGTGAGAGCTGGGGACACTGGTCCAAGAGCTTTTTCATGAGCACAGGGTTCTCCAAGCTCATGGCTTTGGCCTCCTTCATGAGCTTGCCAGCAGTTTGCAGATCAAGTCTTGTAAGCAAATCAGAGATCGCCTGCTGGGCATTTTGCCCCGGGAACAATTGCACTCCCAAGGGCAAAGGCGGTAGTTTCCCTGCATTCCCACCAAGTCCTTGATTCTGCGCATCTTCGTCGGAGGCCATCGTACATCGCAAGTACCGGTTGCCAACATTCATGTTATTGAGGTTTCTCACCGCCAGGGCAGCCGTCTCGCTGTCACCGTAGCTGATGTACGCATTACCCTTGGACTTACCGGTAGTTGGGTCGAAGATAAGCTTGATGTCGTTCACGGGACCCACCGATTTGGCAATATCTAGCACCTGTTCTTCAGTGTAGTCGAACGGGATACTGGCGACAAACACGGTTCTTGACTGTGTTTCCATGGATTTGAGGGTTGAATGAAGAGGTGgtagttggtgatgtttaGTAAAGTGCGCGCAGAGGCTGTCAGTTGGGAGTATGTACTCTGTGAGAGGTGTGATACAAAACAATTGCAGAGGTGAATTTGGGAGAAGACAGGGAAAGAAGAGCGAATTAAGTGGATAGAATAGGCAATTTGGTTTACTTCTAGATTCCCTTCTTGCCTGTGCTTTAGGTTGTCGATTTAGGGTCTActgtttgcagccatttgaaAACTACACGTAATAACCGAGCCAAGCATGGAAGAATTACGCAATTTTGTAGAAGACAGAAACAAGAGATACATAGCTGATTTCAAGTATCTACAcacatcaacaaaaaagtAACCGAATTTTGGTAAGAggcagcttcttttgcacCTTTCACACTGCGGTGTACGGGTGCAACAAATCTCAACAGTGTGAAAACTTCCATCGTTTATTCTAGAGCATAATCGAGTTTGCCATGGACGTGAAAGACATAAAGTCAACGGTCTccaacttggagaagtcaaCGGATGACACGACgatcttgaagcttttgaacATCCTCAACGACGGCATCGAGCCCACAGAGAAGCTCTTACGAGAAACAAAAGTTGGTGTAGCGGTGAACAAGTTCCGGTCAAATGGAAACAGCGAAATCAGCACGTTAGTGAAGAGAATGATCAAGAAATGGAAGGAGGTAGTGCAGAACGAGAAGAACGCTAAAAAGGCACAGTCAGCTAAAGACACTTCATCGTCTCCTTCTGGCTCAGCTACGCCAGCAAGACCAGCTCCAGGCTCCACAGGAGGCAAATTCCACAGTGGGCCTCGAAACCCGAAGACCGACGGCGTTGATACCACCATCTACGACAACGCGACCCGAAACGCCTCGGTAAGCGCCTTGTACACTGCATTAGCAATAGAACGAGACGACGATTCAAAAACCATCATAAATGTGGCAATCAAGATAGAGAGTGAAGTGTTTGCCGAGGAATACAGTAAAGTAAACGACGTATACAGAAATAAGTTGAGAACGCTCACGATGAACTTGCggaacaagaagaatccaGACTTAAGAGCCAATTTGTTGACCGGATCGTTAAAACCAGAGaagttcatcaaaatgACCCCCAACGAGATGGCTCCTGAGGCGTTGAGACAggagatggagaaattgCACAAGCAAAATCTTTTCGACGCTCAGGGTGCTACAGAAAAGAGAGCTGTCACTGATAGGTTCACGTGTGGCAAGTGTAAGCACAAGAGGGTGAGTTACTACCAGATGCAGACGAGGTCTGCCGATGAGCCCTTGACGACGTTTTGTACGTGTGAAAATTGCGGCAACCGCTGGAAATTTTCTTAGAATCATAGGAGAGTTGAGCTTTAGAAGgattgaagccaaagagaaagagggGAGTTCAGGTGTAATGTCATTGCTGTGTATTATAATGTGAAAGACTAAAGGGTTTCTAGGACATTAGTAGGAGGCAttctttgccaaaaaggAGAGTAGGTCGACCTTGGTGACAATCTGCACGGGCTTCAACTCGTCGTCGGTGATGATGGCGTTGGAGTGGGTttcaaagaacttgttcAAAAGGTGCAAGGGAGTAGACATCGTGATTGGTTCGTAGGATCTCTTGGTGAAGCCAGACTCCTTGCTGATGCTAAACGACTTTTCAAAGTCTGCCAATTTCCTGAAGTCTAAGAAAATGCCTCTGATGGAGTTGGTCATCTGAACTTTTTTGGTAGACAAggacttcaagatcttggacAAGGTGATCAACCCAATCAACTTACCGTTCGAGCTCAATACAGGCAACTGGTCAAAACCGTTGGTTTTAAGTAACTCAAACGTCTTACCGACGGTGTCAGCCAAAGTGACGGTGACAACTGGTGGCTTACCAGCGACGAGATCGGCAATTGTCTTGTTGTGCAAGAAGTCGTCAGTCTTGTTAGCTGCGGAATTGGTTTCTTCGACCTCGAAGCCATTAGTCTTCATCCACTCGTCGTCAGCAAACGTAGACAAGTACGATCTGATGGAGTCGGGGAAAACGACAACCACGGTATCGTTTTCGGTCAAGTCCTTGGCAACTTCCAAAGCAGCCTGCAAAGCGGAACCCGAGGAGCCGCCAACAAGAataccttcttctctgatGATTCTTctggccaacttgaaggacTCAGCATCGTCAGTCTTGATCCAGTGGTCCACACGAGTTCTGTTCAAAACGTCAGGAATGAAATCGTAACCAATACCCTCAACAAGGTAGCCCTCCGTCGTGTCGTTGAGGGACTCTGGCTGGGCCAAGATGGAGCCCTTAGGATCAGCACCGATGATCTTCACATTAGggttcttctccttcaagtattGGGAAATACCCGAGATAGTACCACCAGTGCCCGTTCCAGCAACAAGATGAGTGACCTTACCTTCGGTCTGTTCCCAGATCTCGTAACCGGTGCCGTAGTAGTGGGCCTTGGGGTTAGCTTCGTTACCGTACTGATCCAAAATCACTGCATTAGGGAGCTCTCTCTCCAACTTCTGAGCAACACCAATGTGAGACTCAGGTGAGTCCCAAGCAGCCTCTGTAGGGGTTCTGATGATCTCAGCGCCCAAGGCCTTCAACACAGATACTTTCTCGTTCGACATCTTCTCTGGCAAAGTGATGATGGTTCTGTAGCCTCTCACGGCACCTACAAGAGCCAAGCCAATTCCGGTGTTACCGGAGGTTGGCTCGATCAAAGTGTAGCCTGGTTTAATTCTGCCCTGTTTTTCGGCCTCCAAAATCATGTTTTTGGCGATTCTGTCCTTGATGGAACCACCCAGGTTGAACAATTCCACCTTGGCGTACACGTTGGCCTTGATGCCGTACGACTGGGGGAttttgttcaacttgatcatGGGCGTGTTCCCGATGAACTCGAGAATGTCATCCGCAAGTGGAGGAAGAGGCAGCATGGTGTagattttgatgaagtggaaGGGTATTCGGTTGGAAAAAACCTCGTAATGGGATGGTGTTGCAGTGATGGTCCTGCACCAAGCCCTCGCTTTtatttggctgcaaaacgcCACACCGGCGCGAGATCCAATAACTTGTTGCAGGCAGATGGAACGGTGTTATATGGTAGAGAATCTTTACTAACGATTCCAGAATAAGAACGTTTATAGATTTGAGCACTCAAATCCTTATCCAAATTCATGTCTAAACACTGACAATCTTGCACTTGATCACGTCGGGATCTTTACCTGGAATGCctttggtgaagtcaaagaTCTGAAAGAGGCCCCTTCTGTCCACCACAAAGATTTTACCGCCATCTGACGAGTACGCCATTGAGGCGGCTTCATTTGGTCTCACTGCATTGGCAGcctctccaagaagaacaatgattttttttgtctgtGATCTTGAGCTCGTTCGAGCATTGGGAGTGgaaacaagaaagagcCTGCCTGACTTATCCAAGAAGAGGATACTGTCGCCACGTGGGGAGAACTGTACTCTGTAGATGGAGGAGCCGATCTCGGGCACTTTCAACATCACGTCGTAGTCGGTGATCTGCAGCTCTCCTTCGTCATCGCCctcatctccttcttctttgctcaagAGGTCGGAAGAAATATTTGAGGGAGTGCCACCTAGGGTGTCAATTGGAGGACCTTCAAGCTTCACAAGCAAGGAGGGACGGCTATTCCACGATGAGTTTGTGATGGCAATGGTATTGGTTCCAGGGAGACCAAACTTGATGTCTGTGATGCCCTCGCTGTCCATCATCTGATCATCGACGTTGGCGTCGTAGCTTCTGTCGCCAGGCATCTCATCGGTGAACTTTTGTCTCGAGGCAACCCGCATGTCTGACCATAGGAGGATGGGCTTCTTGCATACACTGGTAGCTGTAGCTCTGAGACGAATGATGAAGTAGCGCATTTCGTATACTGTGCAGCAAATGAGATGGGTAGATGACgaattgaaggaaatcaCTTTCAAAGGATCCCGGTAAGGCACTGTGATGGTGAGAGGGTGCACGGCCGTGACTTTGTGCAGCAGCTCCATCTCAAGCTGGTGGAGAATGATGAACGGCTGCTGTTTTCCTGACATTCGTTCTCTTGCGGTGATCCCACACGCCACGAGGTTTTCTTTGGGTGCAACAGACACACAACGTATAGGAAAGTTGGTCAAGTACGTATACACTGGAGcgccaacatcaccaagagCAGGGTCAGCGTTCAACACTCGCACCACGCCCTTGGTACCAGTGAGAATGAGAAATCTTCGAGAAAGGCAGCAAGAAAGATGCACCCACAGCTTCAATTTCGAGTGAACACTTTCACCGGCGTCGTAGCTATCGCTTTTGCTTTTCCCGCCAAACTCGTTCTTGATGGTAAGCCCAGGTCTGGCTGCCATGCGGAACTCTGCATTGGCCCCATAGGAGTACTCTCCAGTCAGCTTTCCACAAGACAAGAGTGAAGGTTTTCCCTGACTAGGCGTGTACGTGTAGAGCTCCCACCGTTTATCTGTGATCAAGACAAAGTGGTGATTTCCTCCCCTGTAGCCTTATCGTACCTCGTACATAGAGACGAGGCATTGTACCTGGTCAGCTTTATGGAAGGTCTGAGCGAGAACTTGCTGAACTTGCTTGACGGAGCTTGAAACGACGTGAGTTTCCGGTGGAACGGGAAACACTGCGAGAAGTTGTACTCTTCCTGCTCATTCAACCCCAGAAGCATGTCCAAGTCATCCTCAGTACTGCGATCCGGAACCAACGGCCCGACCTGAATCAGCTCGAGTTCAGGCTGtaccaccttcttcttttccttatTTGGAGAGTTCAGAACCTCCTGCTCAGGGCCCCTGCCCTTAGGCGTCTCGTTCTCCTCTTTGGCCAATTTGCAGAAAAGACTTCCCAAGTCCATCAGCTCTGcctgttgctgctgctgctgctgctgctgcaggCTTGCAACCAGATCCACGGAAGCATGACGGGTGCTGCGTCGCAGAGAAGATCCTCTTCGGGTTTCAATCTGTGCCACAAGCTTGTAAAGTTCTCGAAGCGGCTCGATCGGTTTTAGTAGGACACTTTCACTGGCACACACTGGACAGTGGGTTGTGCCGGAGGCGAGGAATTGAGACTCAGAAACAACACATCCACAGGAAAGCGTCGATGCATCGGCTACTACGGAGCCAGGGGGTTCGGCGCCAGGGAGCCGAAGGAGGTGCTCGAGCTTCAGGGTCTTGATGTCCATGGGTGGAGTTGTAGTATGGTCGCGATGCGAAAATATGGGGTAGCTCGAATTGAGGTAGATAAGGTGAACAGGGGGGAACTTTGGATGTGAATGTGAATTATTTGATAAGGAGCTTTTAAGAAGATCTGAGCTGGTGGTTGTGAATTGGAGTATTTATTTGGTGATTGTGAGTATGGGATATATGAGTCAATTGTACAGAGTGGACAGGAATATGTGGAGAAAATGCAAATGATATGGTTGAAGATTTCCGTTTTCTCGATCGTAAGCGAAGTCTGAAAGAGGTCgtcactttttgcaacGGATGAATAAGAACTCATTTGACGTCGGTAGTAAGAACTGCCCAACAGAGTTCAGACCTTCAATTAGGTTTAACTAAGTGTCTCCAGCTTCGCCAGCTCCCTCTACTCTCTACAAAGTCGTGAAGTGCTATGCGTGAATCATTAACATACTTCCTAGACACGCCTTGACTCGTCAATCAGCGTGCCCGTAGTTTCGTGCCCGCACGAAGCTCACCATCCCCGGGGTTTTTGCATCTCATCAATTATTAGCGCTACCCTGCAATCTTTTGGTCTCTCTGTCGTGCAAAACGTGCAGTTGGTTACCACGACTAGTCACGGAAGCCATCGAGGTCGAACCTTCATTCGAGACCAACTTCTCGTGCTTATCATCAGCTTCAACGTCGGTAGGTTTCTCTGGCACGACAAACGCAGGCTGGGCCACATCAGCCTCGCCCAGGAAGTCAAGCTCGGCGTCTTCCAATCCGTAATCGAAAAATGTGTACAAGGCGCTGGCCACCAGAGACAATTTGCCCGAAAGCGCAGTCCAGAGCCCAGACAGTTGCCTCCTTTCTTGTTCACAGCGCACGGGCTTCAATATGAGTGCCAGGCGCGGGCAGAGACCCAAGTCACTGAGCTTGGTAAGTTCCTGACCCACAGTGAAGGTGACTCTCGGAACGCCCAAGTAGCAGAAGGCGTAGTCGTTGAGCGCCATTGCCGAGGTCTGAGCAAATGACGGTAGTGCGTCGTCTTCGACTGGAGTGAGGGCCAAGCCCGTTTCCGCCTCGATCCATCTTTTCACATCACGAAGGGTCTGTGACGAGTCAAACGTCCCTTGCATGGTTGACCCATCCAAAGACGGATGGAGAGCAGGCACTGCAGATCTGAGAGGCGCTTTTGCTGTTGCTCCTTTCCCACGTTGGTTCGGCCTCCGCGAGCTCCATGGAATGTCTTCTCTGGCACCATCTCTCCCTTTTGTCTGCATCGATCTGTGCTCGTATATGCTTGAGGTCCTCCTCGCGCTGCGAGAGTCTTCTCCGCGTCAGAGTGCCCTGGAATTTCTTAAGAGGCAACTCAGAAACGTGCTTTCGAAGAAATGACTCGAAATCAGCCTGAGAACCTCCCGCAAACATGTCAACCACAACACCCACATCGTAAACGAC is a window encoding:
- a CDS encoding transcription elongation factor DST1 codes for the protein MDVKDIKSTVSNLEKSTDDTTILKLLNILNDGIEPTEKLLRETKVGVAVNKFRSNGNSEISTLVKRMIKKWKEVVQNEKNAKKAQSAKDTSSSPSGSATPARPAPGSTGGKFHSGPRNPKTDGVDTTIYDNATRNASVSALYTALAIERDDDSKTIINVAIKIESEVFAEEYSKVNDVYRNKLRTLTMNLRNKKNPDLRANLLTGSLKPEKFIKMTPNEMAPEALRQEMEKLHKQNLFDAQGATEKRAVTDRFTCGKCKHKRVSYYQMQTRSADEPLTTFCTCENCGNRWKFS
- the CYS4 gene encoding cystathionine beta-synthase CYS4, with protein sequence MSPLPPLADDILEFIGNTPMIKLNKIPQSYGIKANVYAKVELFNSGGSIKDRIAKNMILEAEKQGRIKPGYTLIEPTSGNTGIGLALVGAVRGYRTIITLPEKMSNEKVSVLKALGAEIIRTPTEAAWDSPESHIGVAQKLERELPNAVILDQYGNEANPKAHYYGTGYEIWEQTEGKVTHLVAGTGTGGTISGISQYLKEKNPNVKIIGADPKGSILAQPESLNDTTEGYLVEGIGYDFIPDVLNRTRVDHWIKTDDAESFKLARRIIREEGILVGGSSGSALQAALEVAKDLTENDTVVVVFPDSIRSYLSTFADDEWMKTNGFEVEETNSAANKTDDFLHNKTIADLVAGKPPVVTVTLADTVGKTFELLKTNGFDQLPVLSSNGKLIGLITLSKILKSLSTKKVQMTNSIRGIFLDFRKLADFEKSFSISKESGFTKRSYEPITMSTPLHLLNKFFETHSNAIITDDELKPVQIVTKVDLLSFLAKNASY
- the PTR3 gene encoding Ptr3p, whose translation is MAARPGLTIKNEFGGKSKSDSYDAGESVHSKLKSWVHLSCCLSRRFLILTGTKGVVRVLNADPALGDVGAPVYTYLTNFPIRCVSVAPKENLVACGITARERMSGKQQPFIILHQLEMESSHKVTAVHPLTITVPYRDPLKVISFNSSSTHLICCTVYEMRYFIIRLRATATSVCKKPILLWSDMRVASRQKFTDEMPGDRSYDANVDDQMMDSEGITDIKFGLPGTNTIAITNSSWNSRPSLLVKLEGPPIDTLGGTPSNISSDLLSKEEGDEGDDEGESQITDYDVMLKVPEIGSSIYRVQFSPRGDSILFLDKSGRLFLVSTPNARTSSRSQTKKIIVLLGEAANAVRPNEAASMAYSSDGGKIFVVDRRGLFQIFDFTKGIPGKDPDVIKCKIVSV